Proteins found in one Sorghum bicolor cultivar BTx623 chromosome 1, Sorghum_bicolor_NCBIv3, whole genome shotgun sequence genomic segment:
- the LOC8059657 gene encoding uncharacterized protein LOC8059657 — protein sequence MSAPAEDLEASRQKKRRRKKHREQEEAIAASWKAPRPPTTPESKRESTVPVAPETLASAGMAAAGESPRPPANPESKSESPVPVATESLTSVVMVAAAAVSLVKERERKNQVAPPACPLMEESVGKEEKRRKKRKHGEAAVVIPSTPTPAAAQNLQMESKVMAAVRKKQRRRMVEHEQSRQPPFPVDVHPQAGEEAAAACGGIMGSQCVKRSSSKKSQVLKKQQPLPQGFFPPTADPNFTDQDPNYSSPFGAFFAQFAYKPDRRKDGSGPPLPNTVDRAARLPPQGHPSPGSSLLTAKVTSKAARTTTSNTKQPCPASASTSGSQEEVRIKQKEKPKVKMTREIALRDSPCPLANPEYMSDSPVPVTPETLTSVEMIVGVKERERKNQEALPASPLMEEPVWKEEKKHKKRKNGEAAVVIPSPPTAAMAQILQRESKVTAEGVTLRKKHRQPKVEHEQFGQLPLPIDVHPQAGEEAAAAGGIMGSQCVKRSSSKKSQVLKKQQPLPQGFFPPMADPNFTDQDPNYSSPFGAFFAQFAYKPDRRKDGSGLPLPNTADRPARLPPRGHPSSRSSLLTAKESSKAARTTTSNTMQPCPASASTSGSQEGIRVKGIEKPEKMMTMEKKPRRKSPLLSAAEKRSDKYRRLPLDQLVPPPCSPHKLLQENYASDPWKVIVICMLLNLTQGKQVEKKVNGFFERYPDPQTAYRADPKKMAEYLAPLGFQRVKTKRIQKFSKAYVGEEWTYITELCGVGKYAADAYAIFCAGRANEVVPKDHKLVDYWNYVCFELPSIQKSQNVQEAGVMGLGNLVP from the exons ATGTCGGCGCCGGCAGAGGATTTGGAGGCGTCACGGCAGAAGaagcggaggaggaagaagcacAGGGAGCAGGAGGAGGCAATAGCGGCTTCCTGGAAGGCTCCTCGACCTCCGACAACACCGGAATCCAAGCGCGAGTCCACAGTCCCAGTCGCTCCCGAAACCCTAGCATCGGCTgggatggcggcggcgggggagtCTCCCCGACCTCCTGCAAACCCGGAATCCAAGTCCGAGTCCCCGGTACCAGTCGCTACCGAAAGCCTAACCTCGGTGGTGATGGTGGCGGCGGCTGCAGTGAGTCTGGTTAAGGAGCGCGAGAGGAAGAATCAGGTGGCACCGCCGGCATGTCCATTAATGGAGGAGTCCGTGGGCAAGGAGGAAAAGAGGCGCAAGAAAAGGAAACATGGGGAGGCTGCAGTGGTGATTCCATCGACGCCCACTCCTGCTGCGGCCCAAAACTTGCAGATGGAAAGCAAGGTGATGGCGGCGGTGAGGAAGAAGCAGAGACGGCGGATGGTGGAGCACGAGCAATCCAGGCAGCCACCATTTCCTGTTGATGTCCATCCACAGGCAGGGGAagaagctgctgctgcttgtgGTGGCATCATGGGCAGTCAGTGTGTCAAGAGGAGCAGCAGCAAGAAGTCCCAGGTCTTGAAGAAGCAGCAGCCACTGCCCCAAGGCTTTTTTCCTCCCACGGCTGATCCCAATTTCACTGATCAGGACCCCAATTATTCCTCACCTTTTGGTGCATTCTTTGCCCAATTCGCCTACAAACCTGATCGCCGGAAAGATGGCAGTGGTCCGCCACTTCCTAATACTGTTGATCGCGCTGCGAGGCTGCCTCCTCAAGGCCACCCATCACCTGGGTCTTCTCTGCTCACTGCAAAAGTGACCTCCAAGGCTGCTAGGACAACCACCTCGAACACCAAGCAACCATGCCCAGCCTCAGCATCAACCTCAGGTTCACAAGAAGAGGTAAGGATCAAACAGAAGGAAAAGCCCAAGGTTAAGATGACAAGGGAGATAGCGTTGAGGGATTCTCCCTGTCCTCTGGCAAACCCAGAATACATGTCTGATTCCCCGGTCCCAGTCACTCCTGAAACCCTAACCTCGGTGGAGATGATAGTGGGGGTTAAGGAACGTGAGAGGAAGAAtcaggaggcgctgccggcatCTCCATTAATGGAGGAGCCTGTGTGGAAGGAGGAAAAGAAGCACAAGAAAAGGAAGAATGGGGAGGCTGCAGTGGTGATTCCATCACCGCCCACTGCTGCTATGGCCCAAATCTTGCAGAGGGAAAGCAAGGTGACGGCAGAGGGGGTGACGTTGAGGAAGAAGCATAGGCAGCCGAAGGTGGAGCACGAGCAATTTGGCCAGCTACCACTTCCCATTGATGTCCATCCACAGGCAGGGGaggaagctgctgctgctggcggcATCATGGGCAGTCAGTGTGTTAAGAGGAGCAGCAGCAAGAAGTCCCAGGTCTTGAAGAAGCAGCAGCCACTGCCCCAAGGCTTTTTCCCTCCCATGGCCGATCCCAATTTCACTGATCAGGACCCCAATTATTCCTCACCTTTTGGTGCATTCTTTGCCCAATTCGCCTACAAACCTGATCGCCGGAAAGATGGCAGTGGTCTGCCACTTCCTAATACCGCTGATCGCCCAGCGAGGCTGCCTCCTCGAGGCCACCCGTCATCTAGGTCTTCTCTGCTTACTGCAAAAGAGTCCTCCAAGGCTGCTAGGACAACAACCTCGAACACTATGCAACCATGCCCAGCCTCAGCATCAACCTCAGGGTCACAAGAAGGGATAAGGGTCAAAGGGATCGAGAAGCCTGAGAAGATGATGACAATGGAGAAAAAGCCAAGGCGGAAATCGCCATTACTTAGTGCTGCCGAGAAGCGTTCCGATAAATACCGTCGCCTGCCGCTGGATCAGCTGGTGCCCCCACCGTGCTCCCCCCATAAGCTATTGCAGGAGAATTATGCTTCTGACCCCTGGAAGGTCATTGTAATATGCATGCTCCTCAACTTAACACAGGGAAAACAG GTCGAGAAGAAAGTGAATGGCTTCTTCGAGCGCTATCCTGATCCTCAGACTGCATATAGAGCTGATCCCAAAAAGATGGCAGAGTATCTAGCACCTCTTGGATTTCAGCGTGTGAAAACAAAGAGAATCCAGAAATTCTCTAAGGCTTATGTTGGAGAAGAATGGACCTATATCACTGagctttgtggtgttggcaa GTATGCGGCTGATGCTTACGCTATCTTTTGTGCTGGAAGGGCTAATGAAGTGGTTCCAAAAGATCACAAGTTAGTTGATTATTGGAATTATGTCTGTTTTGAGTTACCGTCAATTCAG AAATCGCAGAATGTGCAGGAGGCTGGAGTGATGGGGCTAGGAAACCTTGTCCCTTAA